Proteins from a single region of Nitrososphaerales archaeon:
- a CDS encoding DUF655 domain-containing protein, translating into MSGTLPQKKYEEYAYVLDFIPRGKSIVIKGREGPLVQAIGSEWLTLLEILAMRNVNFEVGERLCIGREGRTKVISVLGKLTYNDLTIEAKQELPNVVEKIVRENEARFVKYFNELQPITPRLHALELIPGIGKTIMRAILDEREKKPFQSFEDIEKRVGLKDPAKLLAKRIVEEISGSPRVIIFVGSRKTFR; encoded by the coding sequence TTGAGTGGTACATTACCTCAAAAGAAGTATGAAGAATATGCGTATGTGCTCGACTTCATTCCAAGGGGAAAATCTATCGTGATTAAAGGTAGAGAGGGGCCATTGGTTCAAGCTATAGGTAGTGAGTGGTTGACTTTACTAGAGATCCTCGCTATGAGGAATGTGAATTTTGAAGTGGGTGAGCGATTGTGTATAGGTAGAGAGGGTAGGACCAAAGTAATCAGTGTATTGGGCAAACTTACTTATAATGATTTGACCATAGAAGCTAAACAGGAACTTCCAAACGTTGTAGAGAAGATCGTCAGAGAGAATGAGGCTAGGTTCGTTAAATACTTTAATGAATTACAACCTATCACCCCTCGATTACACGCATTAGAGTTAATCCCCGGTATAGGTAAGACCATTATGAGAGCGATTCTTGATGAAAGGGAGAAGAAGCCATTTCAAAGTTTCGAAGATATAGAGAAGAGGGTCGGTCTAAAAGATCCGGCAAAACTTTTAGCTAAAAGAATCGTAGAGGAGATCAGTGGCTCTCCACGAGTGATAATCTTCGTAGGTAGCCGAAAGACCTTTAGATAA